A genomic window from Streptomyces sp. HUAS YS2 includes:
- the ndgR gene encoding IclR family transcriptional regulator NdgR, with protein sequence MDNSSGVGVLDKAALVLSALESGPATLAGLVAATGLARPTAHRLAVALEHHRMVARDMQGRFILGPRLAELAAAAGEDRLLATAGPVLTHLRDVTGESAQLYRRQGDMRICVAAAERLSGLRDTVPVGSTLTMKAGSSAQILMAWEEPERLHRGLQGARFTATALSGVRRRGWAQSIGEREPGVASVSAPVRGPSNRVVAAVSVSGPIERLTRHPGRMHAQAVIDAAARLSEALRRNG encoded by the coding sequence ATGGACAACTCTAGCGGCGTGGGCGTTCTCGACAAGGCAGCCCTTGTCCTGAGCGCCCTGGAGTCCGGTCCGGCCACCCTCGCAGGTCTGGTCGCGGCGACGGGACTCGCACGACCCACGGCACACCGACTGGCCGTGGCACTTGAACACCACCGGATGGTGGCCCGTGACATGCAGGGCCGGTTCATCCTCGGACCGCGGCTGGCGGAGCTCGCCGCCGCGGCCGGCGAGGACCGTCTGCTCGCGACCGCCGGGCCGGTGCTGACGCATCTGCGCGACGTCACCGGCGAGAGCGCGCAGCTCTACCGGCGCCAGGGCGACATGCGCATCTGCGTCGCGGCGGCCGAGCGGCTGTCCGGCCTTCGGGACACCGTCCCGGTCGGCTCCACGCTGACGATGAAGGCGGGCTCCTCGGCGCAGATCCTGATGGCCTGGGAGGAGCCCGAGCGGCTGCACCGCGGCCTCCAGGGCGCCCGCTTCACGGCGACGGCCCTGTCGGGCGTACGGCGCCGCGGCTGGGCCCAGTCGATCGGTGAGCGCGAGCCGGGCGTCGCGTCCGTCTCGGCGCCGGTACGGGGCCCCTCGAACCGCGTGGTGGCCGCCGTGTCGGTCTCCGGGCCGATCGAGCGCCTCACCCGCCACCCGGGCCGTATGCACGCCCAGGCGGTCATCGACGCGGCCGCCCGCCTCTCCGAGGCCCTGCGCCGCAACGGCTGA
- a CDS encoding HAD family hydrolase: MAIRAVLWDIDDTIFDYATADLTGMRDHLTAEGLVDGFGSVGQALRRWQELTVLHWRRYEAEGGDFQEQRRARVRDFLGEPGMTADEADAWFRRYVVHYEAAWELFPDTVPVLDLLAGDYRHAVLSNSSIHNQDHKLRVLGVRDRFEAVLCAAELGVAKPAAEAFHAACEALRLPPEQVAYVGDQPDIDARGASDAGLAGIWLDRADAGGRPELTRITDLHQLPAVLRGDTRFGAPDTFR, encoded by the coding sequence ATGGCCATCCGCGCGGTCCTGTGGGACATCGACGACACGATCTTCGACTACGCCACGGCCGACCTGACCGGCATGCGCGATCACCTCACGGCCGAGGGCCTGGTGGACGGATTCGGCTCCGTCGGCCAGGCCCTTCGTCGTTGGCAGGAGCTCACCGTGCTGCACTGGCGGCGGTACGAGGCCGAGGGCGGGGACTTCCAGGAGCAGCGGCGCGCGCGGGTGCGGGACTTCCTGGGGGAGCCGGGGATGACCGCGGACGAGGCGGACGCCTGGTTCCGGCGGTACGTCGTGCACTACGAGGCCGCCTGGGAGCTGTTCCCCGACACCGTGCCGGTCCTCGACCTGCTCGCGGGTGACTACCGTCACGCCGTCCTGTCGAACTCCAGCATCCACAACCAGGACCACAAGCTCCGCGTGCTGGGTGTACGGGACCGGTTCGAGGCCGTCCTGTGCGCCGCCGAGCTGGGGGTCGCCAAACCCGCCGCGGAAGCCTTCCACGCCGCCTGCGAGGCCCTGCGGCTGCCTCCGGAGCAGGTCGCGTACGTCGGCGACCAGCCGGACATCGACGCCCGCGGGGCGTCCGACGCGGGGCTCGCCGGCATCTGGCTGGACCGCGCGGACGCCGGCGGCCGGCCCGAGCTGACCCGCATCACCGACCTCCACCAGCTCCCCGCGGTGCTGCGCGGGGATACCCGTTTTGGAGCGCCGGACACCTTCAGGTAA
- the gltX gene encoding glutamate--tRNA ligase — protein MANANIRVRFCPSPTGNPHVGLVRTALFNWAWARHNQGTMVFRIEDTDAARDSEESYNQLLDSLRWLGLDWDEGPEVGGPHAPYRQSQRMDIYRDVAEKLLAGGYAYHCFCTAVELEARRDAARLAGKPSGYDGTCRNLSAERIERYRAEGRESIVRFKMPDEPITFTDLVRGELTFTPDNVPDYGIVRANGAPLYTLVNPVDDALMEITHVLRGEDLLSSTPRQIALYKALIELGVAKEIPSFGHLPYVMGEGNKKLSKRDPQASLNIYRERGFLPEGLLNYLSLLGWSFSADQDLFSIEEMVAKFDIADVNANPARFDLKKAESINADHIRRLDVKAFAEACEPWLQAPHANWAPEDFDRAAWERIAPYAQTRLTVLSDITANVDFLFLQEPVEDEASWQKAMKEGSDALLRTAREKLDAADWNDPESLKNAVLAAGEEHGLKLGKAQAPVRVAVTGRTVGLPLFESLEILGKEKTLARIDAALAKLAA, from the coding sequence GTGGCTAACGCGAACATCCGCGTCCGTTTCTGTCCCTCGCCGACCGGCAACCCCCACGTGGGCCTGGTCCGCACCGCCCTGTTCAACTGGGCCTGGGCCCGGCACAACCAGGGCACCATGGTCTTCCGCATCGAGGACACCGACGCGGCCCGCGACTCCGAGGAGTCGTACAACCAGCTGCTCGACTCGCTGCGCTGGCTCGGCCTCGACTGGGACGAGGGCCCGGAGGTCGGCGGCCCGCACGCCCCGTACCGGCAGTCCCAGCGGATGGACATCTACCGGGACGTCGCCGAGAAGCTGCTCGCCGGCGGCTACGCGTACCACTGCTTCTGCACCGCGGTCGAGCTCGAGGCCCGCCGCGACGCGGCCCGCCTGGCCGGCAAGCCCTCCGGCTACGACGGCACCTGCCGCAACCTGAGCGCCGAGCGCATCGAGCGCTACCGCGCCGAGGGCCGCGAGTCGATCGTCCGCTTCAAGATGCCCGACGAGCCGATCACCTTCACCGACCTGGTCCGCGGCGAGCTCACCTTCACCCCGGACAACGTCCCGGACTACGGCATCGTGCGCGCCAACGGCGCCCCGCTGTACACCCTGGTCAACCCGGTCGACGACGCCCTGATGGAGATCACCCACGTCCTGCGCGGCGAGGACCTGCTCTCCTCCACCCCGCGGCAGATCGCGCTCTACAAGGCGCTGATCGAGCTGGGCGTCGCCAAGGAGATCCCGTCCTTCGGCCACCTGCCGTACGTGATGGGCGAGGGCAACAAGAAGCTCTCCAAGCGCGACCCGCAGGCGTCCCTCAACATCTACCGCGAGCGCGGCTTCCTGCCCGAGGGCCTGCTGAACTACCTCTCCCTCCTGGGCTGGTCCTTCTCGGCCGACCAGGACCTCTTCTCGATCGAGGAGATGGTGGCGAAGTTCGACATCGCGGACGTCAACGCCAACCCGGCCCGCTTCGACCTCAAGAAGGCCGAGTCGATCAACGCGGACCACATCCGCCGCCTCGACGTGAAGGCCTTCGCCGAGGCCTGCGAGCCCTGGCTGCAGGCCCCGCACGCGAACTGGGCCCCCGAGGACTTCGACCGCGCGGCCTGGGAGCGGATCGCCCCGTACGCCCAGACCCGCCTCACCGTCCTCTCGGACATCACGGCCAACGTCGACTTCCTCTTCCTGCAGGAGCCGGTCGAGGACGAGGCGTCCTGGCAGAAGGCCATGAAGGAGGGCTCCGACGCCCTGCTGCGCACCGCCCGCGAGAAGCTGGACGCGGCGGACTGGAACGACCCGGAGTCCCTCAAGAACGCGGTCCTGGCCGCCGGCGAGGAGCACGGCCTGAAGCTCGGCAAGGCCCAGGCCCCGGTCCGCGTCGCCGTCACCGGCCGCACCGTCGGCCTGCCGCTCTTCGAGTCCCTGGAGATCCTGGGCAAGGAGAAGACCCTGGCCCGCATCGACGCGGCGCTGGCGAAGCTCGCCGCGTAA